GTGGCAACTACGACCTGATGCTTTGCGAGCGCGGCATTCGCACGTACGAAACTGCAACGCGCAACACGATGGACATCTCCGCGATTCCAGTGCTGAAGAAGCTGACGCATCTGCCGGTCTTTGGCGATCCGTCGCACGGCGTGGGCATTCGCGCATTCGTTCCGCCGATGGCGCTGGCTGCTGTGGCTGCGGGCGCGGACGGCTTGCTGATGGAGATGCATCCGAACCCGGACAAGGCAATGAGCGATGGCGCTCAGTCGTTGACGCCCGAGCAGTTGAATGAGCTCGTCGCGAAGCTGCGCCAGCTTGCGCCGGTGGTCGATCGCTCGGTGGCTCCGGCTGTTCAGCCTGTGCACGTGTAAGGGCCTTGCTGCGAACACGCAAACGCCCACCGTGCACGATGCCTCGGTGGGCGTTTGTTTGCGCAGTGGTTAGAGCTTCAGCCCGGCTTTCTTCAGCATCGCCACGAACTGTCGCGGTGTGCGGCCATCGATAGCAACGGCAGCGAGCTTGCCTTCGCGATCGAAGACAAAGGTCTTCGGCAGGCTGTTCACCTTGAACTTCGTCGCGGCCTTGTGGTCGCTGTCGAAGAGCACGGTGAGGTGCGGGATGCGCGAGAGGATGGGCTGCACCTTCAGCGAATCTTCATCGGTGAGTGCGAGCACGACGACGTCGTTGGGCAGCTTGTCGGCGATGTTGTCGAGCGCGGGCAGCTCCATGCGGCAGGGTGGGCACCACGTCGCCCAGAAGTTGACGATGACGATCTTGCCGCGCAGTTGGCTCAGCGTCCACTTCTTGCCCTTGATGTCCTTAGCGGTGAAGTCCTGCTTGCTGACCTCTTCGTCGTCCTTCGCGAGCTTGTCGAGCGCGGCGATGTACTGCGGGTTCTGCGCGATGGGGCCGGAGACCTTCATCTCTTCGTAGCGCGCGAGGGTGGCGAGCTCGTTGTACGGCTCGGCGGGCTTGCCGTTGGCTTCAGGCACGGGGAAGCCGTTGGTCGCGGCGGCGAGCGTGTCGGTCACAGCTTGCAGGTTGTCGCGACCGGGGTCGCCTTCGGTGGAGAGATGCGCCAGCCCCAGCGCAAGGCCGAGCTTGGGTTTGCCGTCGGGCAGTGTGGCGATCTCTTTGGCGATGGAGCCGGTGCGCGTGCCGCGCTCGGCTTCGGGCAGCGAGCGCAGCGTGCCGATCTCCTTGCGAATGCTGTCGGGAGTGGCCTGGGCATGCAACGCGGTAGCGGTGAAGAGGAGTGCAGCAGCGGTGAGAGCGAGTACGGGTTTCATGTCGGCGGTGAATAGCTCCTGAGTAGAAGGTGTGCAGGGAGTGTACGACAGGCGCGGGTTTGGCTTGTTATCCTCGAAGTGTCAAAGCAGAAAGCGAGAAGTGGATGCGTCGCATCGTAGTCAAGCTTGGAACGAACGTGATCATGCGCACGGATGGCAAGGTAGCGTTGGGTTTGTTGTGCGGCCTGGTGGAACAGGTGGCGGCGCTGCGTGAGCAGGGCTATGAGGTGTTGGTTGTATCTTCGGGCGCTGTGGGGCTCGGTGTGGAGCGACTGGGGCTGAGCACGCGACCGACGGTACTGGCGCAGGTGCAGGCGTGTGCGGCGATTGGCCAGTCGCGACTGATGGCGCTGTATGGTGACGCATTCGACCGCTTCAACTGCCCGATCGCGCAGGTGCTGCTGACCGAAGATGATTTCCGCGATCCGACACGCCATGCCAATCTGCGCGCGACGCTCGATGCGTTGCTGACGCTGGGCGTGATTCCGATCGTGAACGAGAACGATACGGTTTCGACGATGGAGCTGGAGCGCCCGGCGGAAGGCGCGCCGCAGCGTCTGTTCGGCGACAATGACAAGCTTTCGGCGCTGCTGGTGAAGCACATCAACGCCGACTTGCTGGTGCTGCTTTCGGATGTGGATGGACTTTACGATCGCAATCCAACGGAGCCGGGCGCGCAGGTGTTGCAGCGCGTTGAGGTGATCGACGAGAGCGTGTTGGCGCTGGCGCAGGGCGGCAATGGCCGCGGTCGCGGTGGCATGAGCTCGAAGCTCGAGAGCGCGAACATCGCGCTGCGCGCGGGAAAGCAGGTGGTGATCGCGAACGGTCGCACGCCGCAGGTGCTCGAGCGTTTGCTCGCGGGTGAAGTGCTCGGAACGCGCTTTGCTGCGCCGGTGGCTGCTGGGAGTTGGCGATGAGCGAGCGCACGGTTCGCGAGATCGCTGTCGCTGCCAAAGCGGCTTCGCGTGTGCTCGCGCCACTGGATGAAGCGAAGCGCAACGCTGCGTTGGAAGCGATGGCGGATGCCATTGCAGCAGCGGGGCCGGAGTTGTCTGCAGCGAACGCGGAAGACTTGAAGGCTGCGGAGTCGTTGAGCGGCGAGGATGCACTATCGCCTTCGACGCTCTCGCGCTTGAAGCTGAACAAAGCGAAGTTGCAGGAGATGGTGGAACAGATTCGCTCGGTGGCGGCATTGCCTGATCCTCTTGGTCGGGTGCTGGATGCGACGGAGTTGGACAACGCGAATCCGTTGCCCGGTGGCAGCGTGGATGGCCTGCATCTGCAGAAGATTTCTGTGCCGCTCGGTGTGTTGGCGGTGATCTTTGAAGCACGTCCGGACGCGGTGACGCAGATTGCGGCGCTGGCGCTGAAGAGCGGCAATGCGGTGATGTTGAAGCCGGGCAAAGAAGTGGAACGCACGGCGATTGCGTTGGTGGATGTGTTGCGCAAAGCTGTCGCGGCTGCTGGTTTGCCGAGCGATCTGATTTCGCTGGTGCTGGGGCGGGAGCGCGCAGCAGAGATGCTGGCGATGCACGATGCGATCGATATGATGATCCCGCGCGGCGCGAAGAAGCTGGTGGAGTACGTGCAGGCGAATACGCGCATTCCAGTGTTGGGTCATGCCGAGGGCATCTGCCATATCTATGTCGATCTCGCTGCGGATGAGCAGCTAGCGTTGCGCGTGATTGACGATGCGAAGCTCGATTATCCGGCGGCGTGCAATGCGGTGGAGACGGTGCTGGTGCATCGCGATATCGCCGATGAGTTTGTGCCGAAGCTTGCCGAGCATCTCTCGCGTCGCGGCGTGAAGTTGCATGGTGACAGCGAAGTGTTGAAGCTCACGAAGGATGCAACGCCGGTTGCGGACTGGTCGCATGAGTACGGCGAGCCGGAGATCGCTGTGGGTGTTGTGGACTCGCTCGATGCGGCGATCGCGCACATTCACACGCATGGCTCATCGCACACGGAGAGCATTCTTACGGAGGATGCTGTGGCCGCAGAGCGCTTCCTGCGCGAGGTGGATGCGGCGGGCGTGTATCACAACGCGAGCACGCGTTTTGCTGATGGCTTTCGTTACGGCTTTGGTGCCGAGGTGGGCATCAGCACGAGCAGGTTTCACGCGCGCGGACCCGTGGGGCTAGATGGCTTGACGACGTACAAGTATGTGTTGCGCGGGCGCGGTCATGTGGCTGGCGACTATCGCGGTGTGGCGGGCCGCAGCTTCACGCACAGGAAAGAAAGCTAGACCAGGACACAACCAATGGCCACGCGCGTTCTCATTCTCGGCACGGGACTCATCGGCGCAAGCATCGGGCTTGCGCTGAAGTCGCTCGGCGCTGCGTTTGAGGGCGAGGTGTTGGGCTGGGACCCGAATGCGGCCGAGTCTGCGGAGGCGCTGCGCATCGGTGCGCTCGATCGCGTGCTGGCTTCGCAGGAGGATGTGCTCGCCCTGAACGCTGCAGATGTGTACGTGCTCGCTGCGCCGGTGTTGCCGATCCTCGATTGGATGGAGCGGCTGGCGCCGGTGCTGAGCGAAGGACAACTGGTGACGGACGTTGGCAGCACGAAAGTTGTGATCTGCGAAAAGGCGAACGCGCTGTTCAATCAGCCGGGGCGCGCAACGTTTTTGCCGGGACATCCGATGGCGGGCAAAGAGTCTGGCGGCGCTGCGATCGCGGAGGCCTCGCTCTTCCGCGGGGCCACCTGGTTGTTTACTTCGCTGGCAGAGCCAACGCCTCTGACGCTGCAGTGGCAGGCGTGGATCGCCGCGTTCGGCGCGGTGCCGCGTGAGATTGAAGCGCTGCGCCATGACAAGGTTTGCGCCTGGGTTTCGCATCTGCCGCAGATGTTGTCGACGGCGTTTGCGGCTTTGCTCGAAGATTCGTTCGGCGAGGACGCGGCGGCGATGGAAGACATCCGCGCGATCGGCGGGCGTGCACTGCGCGAGACGACGCGCCTCGGTGCCAGCCCGTATTCGATGTGGCGCGACATCGCGATGACGAACACGCAGCCGCTTGCGGCGACGCTCTTCGCGCTGGAGCAGCACCTGGCGCATATTCGCGAGAACCTGCGCACGCCGGAGTTGCGCGAAGAGTTCCGCGCCGCGAATCGGTTTCGCTCCACGCGTTAGCGCGCTGTGCCATCATCGAAGCAGCGTCACTTCTCTTTGCGAGGTTGCTCTTGAAGACTCTGTTCCGCTCTGTCTCTGTGCTGGCTGCTGCGTTGGCTCTTAGCTCCGCTGCTCATGCGGGCGATCCGCCGCGGGTGTATCCGACGGGCACGACGGTCTACAACCCGGCGAAGGCGTACAACAGCTATGTCGCGTTCAGCGGGCCTGATGGGCTGATGCACCTGATCGACATGAACGGCCACGAGGTGAAGCGCTGGTCGCATGGCGGCAACCCCGGCGAGGTGCTTGATCCGAAGCTCGTGGGCGGAGCGCGCGGCCACGTGATGCTGCAGCTTGCGGAAAATGGCGACAAACGCGGCGGCATCTTCACGAACAAGACCTTCGGCGAAGCGGACTGGAATGACAAGACCGTGTGGTCGTGGAGCGGCGAGGGCAAGGATGGCTCGGCGTTGCAGAATCACGACTGGGCGCGGCTGCCGAACGGGCATACGCTGATGCTTCGCACGGTGGTGCACGCGGTGCCGATGGTTGGGCCGACGGTGATCGGCGATCAGGGCATCGTCGAGGTCGATCAGCAGGGCAAGGTGGTGTGGACGTGGGACGCGGGCGATCATCTCGCGGAGTTCGGCTTCTCGCCGGAGGGCATCAGGTATCTGCAGGCGCGTGTGGCCAAGAACGGTGCGGAGCCGTATGGCTATCTCGAGATCAACGACATGCAGGTGCTCGGGCCGAACCAGTGGTTCGACGCAGGCGACAAGCGCTTTGACCCCGAGAACATCATGATCGACGCCCGCAAGGGCAACGTGGTGCTGATCATTTCAAAGCGCACAGGCAAGGTGGTCTGGAGCCTTGGGCCGAACTTTCCGGGCGATGAGCTGTCGCCGGACCAGCGCATCGGCAACAAGACGCTGCCGCGTCCGGTGGACCAGATCTCGGGCCAGCACAACGCGCATTTGATCGCGAAGGGCCTGCCGGGTGCAGGGCATCTGCTGCTCTTTGACGACGAAGGCGGCGCAGGCTTTCCGCCTGCAGCGTTGGGAATTTATGCGGGCTCGCGCATTCTGGAGATCGACCCGGTGAAGAAGCAGATCGTGTGGCAGTACACGGGCGAAGACTCCGGCCGGCCAACGTGGACGTTCTTTTCGTCGTTCGTGTCGAGCGCGCATCGTCTGCCGAACGGCAACACGTTGATCTGCGAGGGCATGTATGGACGCCTCTTCCAGATCACGCCGACGGGCGAGATCGTGTGGGAGTACGTAGTGCCGTACCTCGGCCACGGCAAGCGTGGCGACAAGCCGTTCGAGTCGATGCTGACGTATCGCGCGCAGGCGGTGCCGTATGACTGGGTTCCCGAAGGCACGCCGCACACGGAGACGCCGGTGCAGGAACTCGACATCACGAGCTATCGCGTGGGGCAACCGTAGACGCTTACCGGTCGGCGAAGTTTGCGCGGCGGCGGTGCTGCGCTATCATCAAAGGCGACAGTATTACGGCATAAGGAGTGATCGAGATGGAAGAGCACGTACACGCGCAGCATGATGTGATTGACGAGTGGTGGCCGCTTGGCTTGATTGTGTTTGGCGTGAGCTGCGTTTCGTTCCTCATCTTCTTCACCGCCAGCTGGTAAACCGCAAAGATTCGGCAAAAGAAAACGACCGCAAGCCTTAGGGCTGCGGTCGTTTTTTGTTGCTGTGCCGAGGGCCTAGTGCGTGCGGCTGCCGCGCGCGTTGGGGGCAGGCGGCGGATAGATCGCCTTGCGCTTCGGCGCCTTCTCGATCTTCGGCTCCGGCTTGGTCGGGTGCGTGAGATCTTCGGTGCGATGCGTGGCGACGGCTTCGGCCATGGCAAACTTCAGCTTCTCGATGCCTTCGCCGGTCACGGCGGAGATCTCAAAGTACGGCAGCTTGCGGCGCTTGGCGTAGGCCTTCAGGTTCTTCAGCTTCTCGGGGTTGGCGGAGTCGATCTTCGTGGCGACGACGATGGTCGGCTTGGCCGCGAGCGCGGGGTCGAAGCTCTTGAGCTCGGCGGTGATGACCTTGAAGTTTTCGACCGGGTCTGCGGTTTCGCCTTCGGCGAGCGCGGCGTCGGTCGTCACCGCGCTGTCGGAAACATCGACGAGGTGCACGAGAACGCTGGTGCGCTCAATGTGGCGCAGAAACTGTACGCCGAGGCCTGCGCCGAGATGCGCGCCTTCGATGAGGCCGGGGACGTCGGCCACGGTAAACGACTGCTCGTAGGGGAAGTCGCCGATCTGCACAACGCCGAGGTTGGGCTCGAGCGTGGTGAAGGCGTAGTTTGCGATCTTCGGCTTTGCGGCGGAAATGCGCGAGATGAGTGTCGACTTGCCGACGTTCGGGAAGCCTACGAGGCCGGCATCGGCGAGCAGACGGAGTTCAAGGCGCAGTGTGCGCGCTTCGCCGGGGCGACCGAGTTCGTGCTCGCGGGGGGCCTGGTGCGTGCTGGTGGCGAAGTGCTGGTTGCCTCGTCCGCCGCGTCCGCCGCGGGCGATGACGAAGTCTTCGTCCACGTGCTGGAAGTCGTGAATCTGCGCACCGGTCTCTTCGTCGTAGACGACGGTGCCGACGGGGACCTTGAGCACGAGCGGCTCGCCGGAGCGGCCGCTCATGTTGGAGCCGAGGCCATGTTCGCCGCGTTCGCTCTTATGCTCCGGGTTGAAGCGGAAGTGCACGAGCGTGTTGTGCATGCGCGAGCTGCGCAGCACGATGTCGCCACCGTGGCCGCCGTCGCCGCCGGAAGGGCCGCCGCGCGGCACAAATTTCTCGCGCCGGAACGCCATACAACCGTTGCCGCCGTCGCCGGCCTTGATGCGGATTCGCGCTTCGTCAATAAACATCGTGCAGCCCCTGAACTTTCTCCAATCTCCAGTGTAGATGCTTTGCGGCGATCCTCCTATGCCCCGATGCGATTTGCTCTTTGCATCCGCACCGCGACTCACGATACCGTGAAAGAAATTTCTCCTCTTGCGTAGTGAGTGCCTCGGCTCGTTTGCCTCCGAGGCGGAGTGTACGTTTGCGTCTTTGGTGGCGAGTGGCCTGGGCTGGATGCACTGTGTCGGCAGCGTTATGGCTGGCCGGATGCGGGGTGTCGCGCGTGCCTGCGCAGCCGGAAATCGCGCTGGAACCGCCGGAGTGGGAGCAGGTAGAGCTGCAGCGGGTGGACCTCCGCGATGCAACGCTCGCCGACCGCAGCGAAGACGCCGACGCAGACGATGAAAGCACCACTCACCGCGGACAATCTGTCGATCCCGCCAGCGGAGCCAGCTCTGCGGGCCTTGCCACGACCACGAACGACAACACCGTTGATGGACTTTCGGCGTGGCAGTCCTTCCGCGCCAGCACCCGGGGAGCGGCGGCAGGCGCGGCGCGCAGCCGTGCCTCGTTTGCGGGCAGCGCCATCCGCTCGATGGAGGCGGGAAGCGCGAATTTCACCGCAGAGGCCGGCGGTGCAGGAGCGGTCGTTGCGGTGGGCTCGCGGCGCGGGGGCGAGCATCTGCACGGGCGGCTGTTTGCAATCGCGCTGGACGCAGCCTTTGCGGCGACGAACCCTTACTCGGTCGCCACGCGCTACAACAACGGCTCGCCGATCACCTCGCTCGTCAAGCCGCGCGCGGCAACGGTCGAGGTAGGCGGCAGCGTGGGCGGCCCCCTCGCGTTTCGCGGCGCGCCGCACTGGTGGCGCACCCATGCGGCGGGCATTGCCTCGCTGGAGTATGAGTTGCGTGACACGCGCGTGGTGGCGTCGTCGCAATCGCCGAGCTTTTTCACGCTCTCCGCCACGCAGCAGGCGTTGCTGGCCAACCGCGGCGTGACGGCGGTCCAACGCGCGCAGGCGTTGCGCTTCCTCGATAGCCTGATGGGCGAGACGACGCGCGACTCCACGCGGCTGCTCAGCTTCGCGCGGCTCGATCTGAAGCCGACGATGAGTGATTCGCTCGCGCTTGCATTCCTTGGCAACCGCTTCGCTTCGCCGGTGGGTGCATCGTTTGCGGGCCGCTCTGATGCGGTGATGACGCGCGGCGTCGGCAGTCTTGGCGACGCGCGCACGGAGGTCACGGCCTTCACCGCGAGCTGGACGCGCACGCTGCCGCACGGCTGGACGAATGATCTTCGCGCGCAGTGGTCGCACGATCTCGAGTTTGAGCAGCCGCGGGCTCCGCTGGCGCAGGAGCCCGCCGTCGCCAGCGGGGGCCTTTCGCCGCAGGTCACCATCGCGCCGGAAGGCTTCGTCTACGGCACGCCCGCATCGCTGGGGCGAACGGCCTACCCTGACGAACATCGCGTCCAGCTTGTCGAAACGGCATCGTGGCTGCATCGCGGCGTGTTCCTGCGCCTGGGCGCGAACTGGAGTCGCGTGCAGGATCGTATCGACTCAGCGACGAATACGAACGGCACCTTTCGCTACTCCAGCGGTGATACGAACGGCCGCGCGGGCGGGCTTGTCGACTGGATGACCGACTACATTTACGGCGTGAACGCATACCCCAATGCCGCGTGCCCGAGTATCACCGCGAGCGTGCACCGCTTCTGCTTCCTGAGCTACACGCAGACCTTCGGCGCGCAGCAGACGGAGTTCGCCACGCACGAGATCGCAGGCTTTGCGCAGGCGGAGTGGAGCGCGTGGCAGCGCTTGCACTTCACGCTCGGGTTGCGCGGCGAGTACACCCTGCTTCCGTTGCCGCAGCGCTCGAACCCTGCGCTGAACCTCGCGTTGCGCTCGCTCAACGACCCGCGCGCAGGCTCGACGGCGGTCTTTCCCGAGGACCGCAACAACTTCGGCCCGCGTGTCAGCGTGGCGTGGCGCGCGCCTCTGGGCATTACGGCGACGGCTGGTTACGGTCTCTTCTTCGGCAGGCTTGCGGGCGAGACCACGCGTGCGGCGCTCACGGAAAATGCGCTCGCCACGGGCATCGAACGCGTGCGCATCACGCCACGCACCGAGGTGCTTTGCCCGCAGACGCCGACGGTGAGCTTCGGCTATCCGTGTTCGTTCACCGGCGCGGCTCCGTCAGCCGTGGCGGAGACCGCACGAGCGCTCGTCTTCGCCCCGCACTTTCGGTTGCCTGCCGTGCAGCGCTTCTCGCTGACGCTGCAGCGCGAAATCGCGCGCGGCTGGCAGGCGCACGTGGCCTACGCAGGAGCGCTTGCCACGCAGCTTCCTGGAACAGTGGATCTGAACGTGCAACCGTCGACGACGCTCACCACGTTTCAGCTGCAGGGCGGCGTAAATCGCCTTGGCGCGCGTGCGGGGACGACGTTTTCCGTGCCGCTTTACAGCGCGCGCAAGCTCAACGGTTACGGTCCGCTGACGGCGTTGCTCTCGGACGATAACGCGACCTTCCATGCGTTGGACGCGTCTCTGCGCGGACGCTGGCGCACGTTGCAACTGCAACGGCCTACGCATGGTCGCGCGCCATCGACTACGCTCCGCTGCAGGGCGCCGCTCCGCATACGGACACGCAGTTCGACCCGTTTGCGAACGGTTACGACAAAGGCCGCTCGTCGCTCGACTACACGCACCACTTCTTCGGCACCGTGCAGTGGCGGCCGACGTTTGCAGGGGGCGCGTTGTGGCAACGCTCTGCCTTCCGCGATTGGACCGTCGGCGCGACGGGGATTGCGGGCAGCGGCGCACCGTTCAGCATGATGATCGACGGCGGCACCGAGCTGTCCGGGGGCAGTGAGACGATCAACGGTTCGGGCGGTGCGAAGTATTTGCCCACGGTGGGCCGCAATACGCTGCGCTTGCCTGTGCGCAGCAACGTGGACCTTCGCCTGGAGCGGACGGTCACGTTACCGGGTCGTTGGCGCGCGAGCTTCGCGGCAGAGACCTTCAATCTGCTCAACACGCCCAGCACCAGCGTGGAAACGCGTGCTTTCGCGCCCGGCACTGTCACCGGCGGGGTCACGCCACTCGTCTTTCAGGACACCACCGCCCTTGCCGCCGAGGGCGACACCACGACCACGCCCTTCGGCCAGCCGCTCTCTTCTACCACCGGCATCCTGCACGAACGGCGGCTGCAACTCAGCGCGCGCTTTGTGTTTTAGGCGGGAAACAGCGGATTTTCACGTGCGGGAATCTACTTCGTAACGCCTACCGTAAACTCTGCATCCTAGTAGCCAGAACCTTCCTCGTTTCCGGAGCCGCAGTCGCCATGCATCTGCTCGACGCCATCATGCACCACGGTTATGTGGCGACGGCTGTGATCCTGTTTGTCGCGGCCTGCGGCGTGCCGCTGCCGCTCAGCTTAGTGCTGCTGACTGCAGGGGCAGCCGCCCATGCGGGCACGCTTTCGTTTCCGACGCTTGTAGCCTGCGCGGTCATCGCGGGCGTTTGTGGCGACACGCTGATGTACTTCGGCGGACGCTTCACTGGCTGGTGGCTGCTCGCGGGGTTGTGCCGCCTGAGCGTGAACCCGGAAACCTGCATCTTCGGCTCGGCGCGCTCGTTCTACAAGCGCGGCCCGCGAACGCTGCTCTTCGCGAAGTTCGTGCCAGGGCTCGCGACCGTAGCCGCCCCGCTTGCGGGCAGTCTGTACATGCGCCCGTCGCGGTTCTTGCGGCTGGACCTTCTCGGTGTCACTTTCTATGTGCTCACGTGGACGACGCTTGGCTACTTCTTCTCGCACGCGCTGCGCACGCTCACCGCGTGGGTGATCGGCTTCGGCCATGTCACGGCGGCGATGTTCACGACGCTGTTCGTGCTGTACCTGCTGTATCTCATCATCGCGACGCTGCGCGACACGCGCTTCACCACGGTAGAACGCGTCGCTGCGGTGGAGCTGCGCCAGCGCCTCTCGCTGCATAAGGCGCATGAGCGCGTGGTGGTGATCGCCGATGTGCGCTCGCACGGGTATTACGATCCGAAGGCGACGCGCATCAAGAACTCGATTCGCATTGAGCCGAACCGTCTGCGCGAAGAGCTTTCTGCGCTGCGTGAGTTCATGGCACCGGAGTGCGATATCTATCTCTACTGCTCGTGCGCGCACGACGCCACGAGCGTCCGCGTCGCGAAGGTGCTGGAGCAGGAGAACTGCCATACGAAGGTGATTCGTGGCGGCCTGCGGGCGTGGGTGAAGGCGGGTGGCGAGGTCGAGCCTGTGCCGCACAGCGAGATGGAACATCTACCGCGTTTCGAGTAGTGGTTGCCATATCGGTGGCGCAGATGCCGAGGGTCCTTGGCTCGCTTGCATCCTGCAAAACCCATGTCTCAAAGTCGAGACATGGGGCACCCGGTCTGTGGCGCAGATGCCGCAAAACCCCTGTCTCAAAGTCTAGACAGGGGGGGCGCCCGGTCTGTGGCGCGATGGATTAGCTAAGGTGGTTAGCTAGCTGGCCCATCGTGCGAGGGTGGCGAGCAGTTTTGTCTTGCCGACACCGTCGGCGTAGGTCTTCAGCACGAGGTTACGCAGCAGCGGCCAGCGCATCACCTTGAAGCCGCGCGCGGGCTCGCGATAGAACGAACGCGATGCGCGATCGGAGAACGCGAGCACCTCTTGCAGCGGACGCAGATGATGCGCGTAGCCTTCTGCCATGGCATAGGGTGCGCCGAGGATCGCTGCTGCTGCCGCCTGTCCGCTCACGAGCGCAGAGTGGATGCCTTCGCCGGTCAGGGGATCGACGAGCCCCGCAGCATCGCCGACGAGCAGTACGCGGCCACGCGGCGCGTAGCGATGACCGCCCATGCCGAGGTACTGTCCGGTCACCTCGGCAGGAAGCTCCACGCCAAGCTTGGTGCGGGTGTACTCGGCGAGCAGCGCGCGCGTTACCGTCTTCAGCTTCGCGTTGATCGGATCGTTGTCGGGGGCGAATGCGCCGACGCCGATGTTGATGTGATCGCCCTTGGGGAACAGCCAGCCGTAGCCATCGGCGAGCGGAGCGAAGTCGAAGACCAGGTCCTGCGGACCGTCTCCTTCGGGCAGCGGTACGGGGAGGCTCGTGTACGGCACCATCGCCTCGAGCGCGAAGCCGCGCATGTACCACTGCGGCTCTTCGCCGGTAAGGAGTTTGCTCTGCGTGGAGAGGCGACGCGTCTGGCCGTTGGAGCCGTCGGCGCCGATGAGCACAGGCGCGGTGAAGGTCTGCGGGCCATCGTTGGTGGCCACGGTCAGGGCGACGTGGTCGGGCTGTTCGTCCAGCGTGAGGATGTTATCGATCTTCATCCACTCGGCGCTGCCGCCTTTGGCGCCGGCCTTCAGCGTCTGCTCAAGGCAATAGGCATCGAACTTCTCGCGCACGGCCATCGCGGCGATGGGCGTCTTTGCCTTCACGCGAATCTCCTGCGACTTGTCGGCGACGGTGCCGCTCGTTGCGCGTTGCAGCACGATCTCGTCGCACACGCGCTCAACCACGGGATCGACGGAGTAGCGCAGCGCCGCGAGTGTCTTGCGTGTGAGCCCGCAGGCGCAGGCTTTGGGGCGAGGGAAGAGCCGCTTGTCGAGCAGCAGAACGCGCTTGCCGTTGCGGGCAAGATCAAAGGCCGCGGCGCAGCCAGCCGGTCCGGAGCCGACGATCAGAGCATCGTAGGAGAAAGCCATCGCTACTGAGTGTAACGAGTGCGGGCTAAAGCTCGAAGGCCTCGGCCAGCAGCGAGTAGCTGCGCTTGCGCGCTTCGTGGGAATGCGTGATGGTGTTCACGATCAGCTCGCGCAGTTCAAGCTCGCGGGCGATGCGGAGCAACTCGTCGCGCACCTTGGCGGGCGTACCGACGACGTAGCGCGGGTACTCGGTCTCCGGCTGGTCGATCGCGCCGGCGAGCACAGGCCAGGGCTGCCGTGGGACCGCAGGCGGCACGTTGAGTTCGCGCAGCGCCTCTTCGGGCGTGGCTACCGGGCGGCGGTCATCCTGGCGGATGCGTCGCTGCAGCAGGCGGACGGAGGCGTGCAGATGGTCGGCTTCTTCCTGCGTGGGGGCGACGATCGCGCCGATGGCGATCATCGCTTCAGGCTTCTGCAGCTCGGCGCTGGGCACGAAGCTGCGCTGGTAATGCGTAATCGCCTCACGTGTGCCCTGACCGGAGAAGAAGTGCGCAAAGGCGTACGGCAGGCCCTCCTGCGCGGCGGTCACAGACGACCACATGGAGGAGCCAAGCAGCCAGACGCGCGGCGTCGTCTCCGCGCTGGGCATCACGCGAATCTTCGAGAACGGATGTGGACCGCGGGCGTCGCGATAGTTGTCCCAGCGCGAGTTGTCGAGGAACGCGCGCAGTTCGGCGAGCTGTTGCGGAAAGTCATCGCGCGAGGGGGCTTCGCGGTCGCGCTTGAGCGCGTAGGCCTCGAGCTGCCCGCCGCCGGGTGCGCGACCGATGCCGAGATCGATACGGCCGGGGAACATCGCTTCCAGCGTGCGGAAGA
The nucleotide sequence above comes from Granulicella cerasi. Encoded proteins:
- a CDS encoding LLM class flavin-dependent oxidoreductase — translated: MASPIRLSVLDQSPVVTGSTPAQTLANSLDLAQHVDALGYTRLWYSEHHAMDLLACTAPEILITRAATFTKQIRVGSGGVMLPHYASLKVAEVFRTLEAMFPGRIDLGIGRAPGGGQLEAYALKRDREAPSRDDFPQQLAELRAFLDNSRWDNYRDARGPHPFSKIRVMPSAETTPRVWLLGSSMWSSVTAAQEGLPYAFAHFFSGQGTREAITHYQRSFVPSAELQKPEAMIAIGAIVAPTQEEADHLHASVRLLQRRIRQDDRRPVATPEEALRELNVPPAVPRQPWPVLAGAIDQPETEYPRYVVGTPAKVRDELLRIARELELRELIVNTITHSHEARKRSYSLLAEAFEL
- the obgE gene encoding GTPase ObgE, translated to MFIDEARIRIKAGDGGNGCMAFRREKFVPRGGPSGGDGGHGGDIVLRSSRMHNTLVHFRFNPEHKSERGEHGLGSNMSGRSGEPLVLKVPVGTVVYDEETGAQIHDFQHVDEDFVIARGGRGGRGNQHFATSTHQAPREHELGRPGEARTLRLELRLLADAGLVGFPNVGKSTLISRISAAKPKIANYAFTTLEPNLGVVQIGDFPYEQSFTVADVPGLIEGAHLGAGLGVQFLRHIERTSVLVHLVDVSDSAVTTDAALAEGETADPVENFKVITAELKSFDPALAAKPTIVVATKIDSANPEKLKNLKAYAKRRKLPYFEISAVTGEGIEKLKFAMAEAVATHRTEDLTHPTKPEPKIEKAPKRKAIYPPPAPNARGSRTH
- a CDS encoding geranylgeranyl reductase family protein; this encodes MAFSYDALIVGSGPAGCAAAFDLARNGKRVLLLDKRLFPRPKACACGLTRKTLAALRYSVDPVVERVCDEIVLQRATSGTVADKSQEIRVKAKTPIAAMAVREKFDAYCLEQTLKAGAKGGSAEWMKIDNILTLDEQPDHVALTVATNDGPQTFTAPVLIGADGSNGQTRRLSTQSKLLTGEEPQWYMRGFALEAMVPYTSLPVPLPEGDGPQDLVFDFAPLADGYGWLFPKGDHINIGVGAFAPDNDPINAKLKTVTRALLAEYTRTKLGVELPAEVTGQYLGMGGHRYAPRGRVLLVGDAAGLVDPLTGEGIHSALVSGQAAAAAILGAPYAMAEGYAHHLRPLQEVLAFSDRASRSFYREPARGFKVMRWPLLRNLVLKTYADGVGKTKLLATLARWAS
- a CDS encoding rhodanese-like domain-containing protein; the encoded protein is MHLLDAIMHHGYVATAVILFVAACGVPLPLSLVLLTAGAAAHAGTLSFPTLVACAVIAGVCGDTLMYFGGRFTGWWLLAGLCRLSVNPETCIFGSARSFYKRGPRTLLFAKFVPGLATVAAPLAGSLYMRPSRFLRLDLLGVTFYVLTWTTLGYFFSHALRTLTAWVIGFGHVTAAMFTTLFVLYLLYLIIATLRDTRFTTVERVAAVELRQRLSLHKAHERVVVIADVRSHGYYDPKATRIKNSIRIEPNRLREELSALREFMAPECDIYLYCSCAHDATSVRVAKVLEQENCHTKVIRGGLRAWVKAGGEVEPVPHSEMEHLPRFE